The following are from one region of the Girardinichthys multiradiatus isolate DD_20200921_A chromosome 9, DD_fGirMul_XY1, whole genome shotgun sequence genome:
- the htr2b gene encoding 5-hydroxytryptamine receptor 2B: protein MSQPVNNSSHADEAPELQLRWAALLIVMVIIPPIGGNILVILAVSLERKLQNATNYFLMSLAVADLLVGLLVMPIALVTILYNSRWPLPDFLCPIWLFLDVLFSTASIMHLCAISLDRYIAIKRPIQHSQYKSRAKALAKIALVWLISICIAIPIPIKGLRNLHNNITFNSNHTCLLKPDTFSEFIIFGSLTAFFIPLAIMMIIYLLTVQVLRKKVYLLRSKVTQRLSSSPISTVFQGDPASASPQAEQMNMLDIRLSRLQEKANGGMMNASTENEISFRRMSTMGKKSMQTLSNEQRASKVLGIVFLLFVVMWCPFFITNITSALCSSCVEKVISRLMEIFVWVGYVSSGINPLVYTLFNKTFREAFTRYIICKYKSCARDRPGRQLGSAAADWTLTSISFKSSMAENSKLFMKQGMKNGIGRMSYQSPRRCQQAVQSPGEVLLNTILLTENDDFKQEEHVSCV, encoded by the exons ATGTCTCAACCGGTCAATAACAGTTCACACGCAGACGAGGCACCTGAGCTCCAGCTAAGATGGGCCGCCCTGCTCATCGTCATGGTCATCATCCCCCCCATCGGAGGAAACATACTGGTCATTCTGGCCGTGTCGCTTGAAAGAAAGTTGCAAAATGCCACCAACTACTTTCTGATGTCGCTTGCCGTCGCTGATCTGCTGGTGGGACTTCTAGTGATGCCCATCGCACTCGTCACTATTCTTTACA ACTCTAGGTGGCCCCTGCCGGATTTTCTCTGCCCAATCTGGCTCTTTCTTGATGTGCTCTTCTCTACAGCGTCCATTATGCACCTATGTGCCATCTCACTGGATCGCTACATCGCCATCAAGAGGCCGATCCAACACAGCCAGTACAAATCCAGAGCCAAGGCACTGGCCAAGATCGCACTCGTTTGGCTCATATCCATTT GTATTGCGATCCCAATCCCAATAAAGGGGCTGAGGAATCTTCACAATAACATCACCTTCAACAGTAACCATACATGCTTACTGAAGCCAGACACCTTCTCAGAGTTCATCATCTTCGGCTCCCTGACCGCATTCTTCATCCCTTTGGCCATCATGATGATCATCTACCTTCTCACTGTGCAAGTGCTGCGCAAAAAGGTTTATTTGCTCCGGTCAAAGGTAACTCAGCGCTTAAGCTCCTCGCCAATCTCCACGGTTTTCCAAGGCGACCCGGCCTCAGCTTCTCCACAAGCTGAGCAAATGAACATGCTGGATATCAGACTTTCCAGGCTTCAAGAAAAAGCAAACGGTGGGATGATGAACGCTTCCACGGAGAATGAAATATCCTTTCGCAGAATGTCGACGATGGGCAAGAAGTCAATGCAGACTCTGAGCAACGAGCAGCGCGCCTCAAAGGTGTTGGGCATAGTCTTCCTCCTGTTTGTCGTCATGTGGTGCCCTTTCTTCATAACAAACATCACCTCAGCACTGTGCTCCAGCTGTGTTGAGAAAGTCATTTCCCGTCTGATGGAGATCTTTGTATGGGTTGGTTACGTGTCATCAGGGATTAATCCCCTGGTCTACacactttttaataaaaccttCAGGGAAGCGTTCACACGttacatcatctgcaaatacaaaagctgtgCGAGAGATAGGCCGGGACGGCAGCTTGGCTCAGCCGCTGCAGACTGGACCCTTACAAGCATTTCATTTAAATCTTCCATGGCAGAGAACTCAAAACTGTTCATGAAGCAGGGAATGAAGAACGGCATTGGAAGAATGAGCTACCAAAGCCCTCGAAGGTGCCAGCAAGCTGTGCAGTCACCAGGGGAGGTTCTGTTGAACACAATTCTTTTGACTGAAAATGACGATTTTAAGCAGGAAGAACATGTAAGCTGTGTATAA